The following are encoded together in the uncultured Sphaerochaeta sp. genome:
- a CDS encoding peptide ABC transporter substrate-binding protein, with the protein MKKFLAIMLSVLLVSALLISCGKKEEPAPAATTTPAPAATTAPATPAPAPKAEAEPAAPAPAAPAPAAPAEDEVVFRISNGAEPESLDPALIQGVPEHRIFEALFEGLVAIDPATALAVPGVAESWEANEDGTQYTFTLREDALWSDGVAITADDVVYSWLRLLDPATAGPYAWFPCMFLQGATEFNAGEAGPEAVGIRALDERTFQMDLIGPLPYAVDALTHYSFSIVPKHAIEEFGDKWTSPENFVGNGPFVLTERIPQTSLTATKSDTYWDKENVALDKVIFYSSDSDTTNYNMYLNGEIDWATNVPNDQLSAAQMRADFQSSPQLSTYYYVFQNEVAPFDNPDVRRALSLAIDREALVEGVTRAGQIPAWGIVPPMAGYDALEFPHDNMDDMIAEAQDLLARAGYPNGAGFPTSTILYNTNEGHKQIAEFVQQEWKDNLGINVVLENQEWQTYLANRNEGNFEVARAGWVGDYQDPNTFLDMFITGAGMNGGRYENEIYDLLINEAARMPAGEDRFGVLKTAEDIMINQDMGIMPFYYYVAINMIDTDKWGGWHPNTMDYHPVKDIYLK; encoded by the coding sequence ATGAAGAAATTTCTGGCTATCATGCTTAGTGTGCTGCTTGTTAGTGCTCTCTTGATTTCCTGTGGAAAGAAAGAAGAACCCGCACCAGCCGCTACCACGACGCCGGCTCCGGCAGCAACAACTGCTCCGGCAACCCCGGCCCCGGCTCCAAAAGCTGAAGCAGAACCTGCTGCACCGGCACCTGCCGCACCAGCACCCGCTGCTCCTGCAGAGGATGAAGTTGTGTTCCGCATTTCCAATGGTGCAGAGCCCGAGTCACTCGACCCAGCTCTTATCCAGGGAGTTCCCGAACATAGAATTTTCGAAGCTCTTTTCGAAGGCTTGGTAGCAATCGACCCTGCGACTGCTCTTGCTGTTCCTGGCGTTGCTGAAAGCTGGGAAGCCAATGAAGACGGCACTCAGTACACCTTTACACTCCGTGAAGATGCCCTTTGGTCTGATGGCGTTGCCATCACCGCTGACGACGTTGTCTACAGCTGGTTGAGACTGCTTGATCCCGCAACTGCAGGTCCCTATGCTTGGTTCCCTTGCATGTTCCTCCAGGGTGCAACAGAGTTCAACGCTGGCGAGGCTGGTCCTGAGGCCGTGGGAATCCGCGCTCTTGACGAGAGAACTTTCCAGATGGACCTCATTGGTCCCCTCCCATATGCAGTTGATGCACTGACCCACTACAGCTTCTCCATCGTTCCCAAGCACGCCATCGAAGAGTTTGGCGACAAGTGGACAAGTCCAGAGAACTTCGTAGGTAATGGTCCGTTCGTACTCACTGAGAGAATTCCCCAGACCTCCCTTACCGCCACCAAGAGTGACACGTACTGGGACAAGGAGAATGTAGCACTTGACAAGGTCATCTTCTACTCCTCTGACAGTGATACCACCAACTACAACATGTACCTCAACGGTGAGATTGACTGGGCAACCAACGTGCCAAATGACCAGCTCTCTGCTGCTCAGATGCGCGCAGACTTCCAGTCTTCCCCACAGCTTTCCACCTACTACTATGTCTTCCAGAACGAAGTAGCTCCATTCGATAACCCTGATGTCCGCCGCGCGCTGTCATTGGCCATCGACCGTGAAGCACTTGTTGAAGGCGTAACCAGAGCTGGACAGATTCCTGCATGGGGTATTGTACCTCCGATGGCTGGCTATGATGCTCTTGAGTTCCCCCACGACAACATGGATGACATGATTGCCGAGGCGCAGGATCTCTTGGCTAGAGCTGGCTACCCCAACGGTGCTGGATTCCCGACCTCAACCATTCTGTACAACACCAACGAAGGTCACAAGCAGATTGCTGAGTTCGTGCAGCAGGAATGGAAAGACAATCTTGGCATCAACGTCGTTCTTGAGAACCAGGAATGGCAGACCTATCTTGCAAACCGTAACGAAGGCAACTTCGAGGTTGCACGTGCAGGATGGGTAGGTGACTACCAGGATCCAAATACCTTCCTCGACATGTTCATCACCGGCGCCGGTATGAATGGTGGTAGGTATGAGAACGAAATCTATGACCTGTTGATCAATGAAGCAGCTAGAATGCCCGCAGGCGAGGATCGCTTTGGTGTTCTCAAGACCGCTGAAGATATCATGATCAACCAGGATATGGGTATCATGCCATTCTACTACTATGTAGCAATCAACATGATTGATACTGACAAGTGGGGCGGCTGGCATCCAAATACCATGGATTACCATCCGGTCAAGGACATCTACCTCAAGTAG
- a CDS encoding EFR1 family ferrodoxin (N-terminal region resembles flavodoxins. C-terminal ferrodoxin region binds two 4Fe-4S clusters.) has product MKTTLICFSGTGNSYYIAQKLCSELEDCQVLMIPSLMEVPTFTITEQVGFVFPVYKGFPPNLVPHFIEEVFQKQDLSPLKYLFLVTTRYLFQAYTFQAMEVLLKEAGAVVSYANHIVMPDGYIPLLSAPSEEKIEELYAKADLKVTEIAKDIREEVIRPPHRPPLSRFAINHVMIPIHRAFMDTALDFAVTDACTSCGLCYRMCPSANIEMKAGKPVFDRACTGCLGCYHRCPEHAIVFKTKKVREGYYPNPLSGYQVEYRS; this is encoded by the coding sequence ATGAAAACAACCCTCATCTGCTTCTCTGGAACAGGAAACAGCTACTATATTGCTCAGAAACTATGCAGCGAGCTCGAAGATTGCCAAGTATTGATGATTCCTTCCTTGATGGAAGTACCAACCTTCACCATTACTGAACAGGTAGGGTTCGTTTTTCCCGTCTATAAGGGGTTTCCACCCAATCTGGTCCCTCACTTCATTGAGGAAGTATTCCAGAAGCAAGATCTCTCCCCATTGAAATACCTCTTTTTGGTAACCACTCGTTATCTGTTCCAGGCATATACCTTCCAGGCAATGGAGGTCTTACTCAAGGAAGCTGGAGCGGTGGTGAGTTATGCCAACCATATTGTCATGCCAGATGGCTATATCCCCTTGTTAAGTGCTCCAAGTGAAGAGAAGATTGAGGAACTCTATGCAAAAGCTGACCTGAAGGTGACAGAAATTGCAAAAGATATCAGAGAGGAGGTTATCAGGCCACCTCACCGGCCTCCCCTCTCTCGCTTTGCGATCAACCATGTCATGATCCCGATCCATCGAGCCTTCATGGATACAGCGCTCGATTTTGCTGTTACCGATGCGTGTACCTCATGTGGCCTCTGTTACAGGATGTGCCCATCTGCAAACATCGAGATGAAGGCTGGAAAACCTGTCTTTGATCGTGCATGTACTGGATGCCTTGGGTGTTACCATCGTTGTCCTGAACATGCTATCGTATTCAAAACCAAAAAAGTCCGTGAGGGGTATTATCCCAACCCACTTTCAGGCTATCAAGTGGAGTATCGTTCGTAA
- the oppB gene encoding oligopeptide ABC transporter permease OppB yields MTKYIVNRLLGMIPTLLIIITLSFFIVRIAPGGPFASERKLPEVVERNINAKYHLDEPLIQQYGRYMFDILRGDLGPSFKYKDYDVNYYIANSLPKSVVLGSYAMLIALVFGISAGIMAAVRQNTWLDYLSMGIAVIGISVPLFVIAPVLQLIFAMKLKWLPTSGWYTTGEGWKTVILPAVSLSFAYFANIARLTRSSMLETLRSDYIRTAKAKGMKSSTIIFKHAMKGAMLPIVSYLGPAFAGIITGSIVVEQIFRVPGLGKFFVQSSFNRDYTLIVGVVIVYSAILIVMNFLVDIIYAQLDPRITYK; encoded by the coding sequence ATGACAAAATATATCGTGAACCGACTATTGGGAATGATTCCCACGCTTTTGATTATTATCACGTTGAGTTTTTTCATTGTCCGTATTGCCCCTGGTGGCCCATTTGCCAGTGAACGCAAGCTTCCTGAAGTAGTGGAGAGAAACATTAACGCAAAATATCACTTGGACGAGCCACTGATCCAACAGTATGGCCGCTACATGTTTGATATTCTGCGTGGCGATCTCGGCCCTTCCTTCAAGTATAAGGACTATGATGTAAACTACTACATCGCCAACAGCCTCCCGAAGTCAGTAGTACTGGGAAGCTATGCAATGCTCATCGCATTGGTTTTTGGCATATCTGCAGGTATTATGGCTGCAGTTCGACAGAACACCTGGTTGGATTATCTTAGTATGGGGATTGCCGTCATCGGTATCTCGGTACCGCTGTTCGTCATAGCCCCGGTCCTGCAGCTCATCTTCGCGATGAAATTGAAATGGCTGCCGACCAGCGGCTGGTACACTACAGGAGAGGGGTGGAAGACCGTCATTCTTCCTGCAGTATCCCTCTCCTTTGCCTATTTCGCAAACATCGCCCGATTGACCCGTTCCTCCATGCTGGAAACACTCAGAAGTGATTATATCCGCACAGCAAAGGCCAAGGGGATGAAAAGCTCCACTATCATTTTCAAGCATGCAATGAAAGGTGCAATGCTTCCAATAGTAAGTTATCTTGGTCCTGCATTTGCCGGAATCATCACCGGATCAATCGTCGTAGAGCAGATTTTCCGCGTACCTGGATTGGGCAAATTCTTCGTGCAGAGCTCCTTCAACCGTGACTATACCCTTATTGTCGGGGTAGTCATTGTCTACTCAGCCATCCTGATTGTGATGAACTTCCTGGTAGACATCATCTATGCACAGCTCGACCCACGAATTACGTACAAATAA
- a CDS encoding GntG family PLP-dependent aldolase, protein MKYYDLRSDTITKPTEAMRKAMAAAEVGDDVYREDPTTTKLETMAAELTGKERGLFVSSGSMGNLISLYINGGRSNEVFTASNSHIIHHEIGAVAAIAGVLPISFDVPRGILNADAFIGKVKQGAYDMANTTLIEVENTIGGYCYPLENLEGIKDFASTHELKIHMDGARIFNAQVATGIAVKTYASYADTITFCLSKGLGCPVGSMLCGDEEFINKALTIRKMLGGGMRQTGVLAAAGLYALENHVDRLADDHAHAKALADALVKGGWAEVDTEGVQTNIVFFKVPSLHSTDVVDQLAKQGILANTEGEMVRLVTNLDLHDEDISELCTLLENFQIEAEA, encoded by the coding sequence ATGAAATATTATGATCTGAGAAGTGATACCATTACCAAGCCGACTGAAGCGATGAGGAAAGCCATGGCCGCTGCAGAGGTAGGGGATGATGTCTACCGAGAAGACCCTACAACCACAAAACTGGAAACTATGGCTGCTGAACTTACTGGCAAAGAACGTGGTTTGTTTGTTTCCTCCGGCTCAATGGGCAATTTGATCAGCCTCTATATCAATGGAGGGAGGAGCAATGAGGTATTCACTGCTTCCAACAGCCATATCATTCACCATGAAATTGGTGCAGTAGCTGCTATTGCAGGGGTTCTTCCCATTTCCTTCGATGTACCTCGTGGCATTCTCAATGCTGATGCATTTATCGGAAAAGTAAAACAAGGGGCCTATGACATGGCCAACACCACGCTTATTGAGGTGGAAAACACGATTGGAGGATACTGCTATCCTTTGGAAAACCTGGAAGGGATCAAGGATTTTGCATCAACCCATGAGTTGAAAATACATATGGATGGAGCGAGAATCTTCAATGCACAGGTTGCCACTGGAATTGCTGTGAAGACCTACGCAAGTTATGCAGATACCATTACCTTCTGTCTCTCCAAGGGGCTGGGCTGTCCTGTTGGCAGCATGCTCTGTGGTGATGAAGAGTTCATCAACAAGGCTCTTACGATTCGGAAGATGCTGGGAGGAGGGATGCGGCAAACCGGTGTGCTTGCAGCTGCCGGACTCTATGCACTTGAGAATCATGTGGATCGATTGGCAGACGACCACGCCCATGCGAAAGCCCTGGCAGATGCCTTGGTGAAAGGAGGATGGGCTGAGGTAGATACCGAAGGAGTGCAAACCAATATCGTATTTTTCAAGGTTCCCTCGTTGCATAGTACCGATGTAGTGGACCAACTAGCAAAACAAGGCATCTTGGCCAATACTGAAGGGGAAATGGTGCGACTCGTAACCAATCTGGATTTGCATGATGAAGACATCAGCGAACTCTGTACCCTGTTGGAGAATTTCCAGATCGAGGCAGAAGCATGA
- the rimO gene encoding 30S ribosomal protein S12 methylthiotransferase RimO codes for MKKFYIENLGCSKNQVDAELLIKQLEEDALQLTESAIEADLILVNTCGFIESAREQSIEAFFTLHEANPNAKIILSGCMAQRYAEELREQLPEASAIFGNRDLSAIKDVVRKVFAGDRVVEVPSYPAPENEVYERNELLSFPGSAYLKISEGCNHWCAYCAIPLIRGNLRSRPKQAILSDAKALINRGVKEINLIAQDLASYGTDSPERTSRFMELLADLVSLQGDFVVRLLYIHPDAFPSGLPAFIKEHKKVLPYFDIPFQHADTAILRSMGRNGDKEQHLAMIDQIREVLPEAVFRSTILLGYPGEDEQSFAEVLDFLKRARLDWVGSFLYSREEGTKAYALRGEKEHTRALKRAQGFQKQLESLQAPITSENLKRFIGKEYDVLIEEPVEGEDLAIGRMYAQAPEVDGLTVVMGRDLKAGEVLRCGISRVNGLDLEAIPLKGGVSHG; via the coding sequence ATGAAGAAATTTTACATAGAAAATCTTGGATGTTCCAAGAACCAAGTAGATGCAGAACTGTTGATCAAGCAACTTGAAGAAGACGCATTGCAGTTGACAGAATCTGCAATTGAGGCCGATCTTATCCTGGTTAACACCTGTGGATTCATCGAGTCAGCTCGTGAGCAGTCGATTGAAGCCTTCTTTACACTGCATGAAGCAAACCCAAATGCAAAAATTATTCTCAGCGGGTGTATGGCCCAGCGCTACGCAGAAGAGTTACGCGAGCAGCTGCCAGAGGCCTCGGCCATTTTCGGCAACCGTGATCTTTCAGCGATTAAGGATGTGGTGAGAAAGGTGTTTGCCGGTGACAGGGTGGTGGAAGTTCCTTCCTACCCAGCTCCAGAAAATGAGGTATATGAACGAAATGAACTGCTCTCCTTCCCCGGCAGTGCATATCTGAAGATCAGTGAAGGGTGTAACCATTGGTGTGCCTACTGTGCCATCCCTCTCATAAGAGGTAATTTGCGAAGCAGGCCCAAACAGGCCATCCTCTCAGATGCAAAAGCCTTGATCAATCGAGGAGTGAAGGAAATTAATCTTATCGCCCAGGATCTGGCATCCTACGGAACCGACAGTCCTGAGCGAACCAGTCGGTTCATGGAATTGCTCGCCGACCTTGTTTCACTGCAAGGAGACTTTGTGGTAAGGCTTCTCTATATACATCCAGATGCATTCCCTTCCGGGTTGCCTGCATTCATCAAGGAGCACAAGAAAGTGTTGCCATACTTCGACATTCCCTTCCAGCATGCAGATACTGCCATCCTGAGGAGTATGGGAAGGAACGGGGACAAGGAGCAACACCTGGCAATGATCGACCAGATCAGGGAAGTGCTTCCTGAAGCGGTTTTCCGCTCCACGATTCTTTTAGGATATCCAGGGGAAGATGAGCAGTCTTTTGCCGAGGTTCTTGATTTTTTGAAACGTGCGCGTCTTGACTGGGTTGGCTCCTTCTTATACAGCCGTGAGGAAGGAACCAAGGCATATGCGCTTCGAGGGGAAAAAGAGCATACGAGAGCCTTGAAGCGTGCACAAGGATTCCAGAAGCAACTTGAATCGTTGCAGGCTCCGATCACCAGTGAGAACCTTAAGCGATTTATCGGTAAGGAGTATGATGTGCTTATTGAGGAACCAGTTGAGGGTGAAGACTTGGCAATCGGTCGCATGTATGCCCAGGCACCGGAGGTCGATGGACTTACCGTGGTAATGGGTCGTGACCTGAAGGCTGGAGAGGTGCTGCGCTGTGGAATTAGCAGGGTCAACGGTCTTGACCTTGAGGCAATCCCCTTGAAAGGAGGCGTGTCCCATGGCTGA
- a CDS encoding UvrD-helicase domain-containing protein — protein sequence MAELQELMDQLNEAQKEAVLENSHPLLVLAGAGSGKTRVITTKIAYAIEQLGIPPYKILAVTFTNKAANEMKERVGQMLEGRSDVNDCNIRTFHSFGAWFLRRFGSEIGLDANFTIYDDDDSLSLLASCFPNYKKRELDPIMRKISYAKDRGLTYTDNLQSLKVDSTFKRMFEAYERKLHQVGNVDFADLIGRSIELLETKPEIQMWVHRRFSMILVDEYQDSNAAQFKLLHRLVGPGTFICVVGDDDQSIYRFRGAEVQNILSFPDQYPMAKTVKLEQNYRSTQNILEIANSVIKNNKGRHEKQLWTANRKGGKPHLFYVQDEQDEALRVASIVKKDRRFNESAILYRTNAQSVAFETMFKRSGIPYKVVGALQFYEREEVKDALALLFLLTNTKDEVNFKRMINKPTRGIGPGSQDTILAYSPEAEGDLLAMLRLATEKSGLSAKAREGAKHFLRMYEHAQKMLQEGELVDCAYFLIRESGLLDHYRKLDQQNTTSKVENLEALVNALSSYESSLEGLLLFLEQLSLDPTTLGQEDPRDKDGVTLITMHNTKGLEFDRVFVAGLEDELFPGRSAESDEDTEEERRIFYVAVTRAREELYLLSARARKIWGKTSYNHPSRFLDEIDLSLLSVQGIRPGTEVGGFGYQGLSSLQEKRKRHESISSSRSSSSSWGASGAPIIQKGFGSNAKTFSMKTVHEAKEGQPLFPVGQRVYSDSYGEGEVVTLRMSGDREVIEVRFFNGKKTTFISKFAQLEKIGGE from the coding sequence ATGGCTGAACTGCAGGAGCTTATGGATCAACTCAATGAAGCACAAAAGGAAGCTGTTCTTGAAAACAGTCATCCTCTGCTCGTCCTTGCAGGTGCTGGTAGTGGCAAGACCCGCGTTATCACTACCAAGATTGCCTATGCCATCGAGCAGCTTGGCATTCCCCCGTATAAGATTCTTGCGGTAACCTTCACCAACAAGGCAGCGAACGAGATGAAAGAGCGAGTAGGGCAGATGTTGGAAGGTCGCTCAGATGTCAATGATTGTAACATTCGAACCTTCCACTCATTCGGAGCTTGGTTTCTCAGGAGATTCGGCTCAGAAATTGGCCTTGACGCAAACTTCACCATCTACGATGACGATGACTCGTTGAGTTTGCTTGCCTCTTGTTTTCCGAACTACAAGAAACGGGAACTTGATCCCATCATGAGAAAGATCAGCTATGCAAAGGATAGGGGACTGACCTACACGGACAATCTGCAGTCACTGAAGGTCGACTCCACCTTCAAGCGTATGTTTGAGGCATATGAGCGGAAGTTGCATCAGGTGGGAAATGTGGATTTTGCCGACCTGATCGGCCGAAGCATCGAGTTGCTTGAGACCAAACCTGAAATCCAGATGTGGGTTCACCGTCGCTTCAGCATGATCTTGGTGGATGAGTATCAGGATTCCAATGCTGCGCAGTTCAAGCTGTTGCATCGTCTGGTAGGCCCAGGAACATTCATCTGCGTAGTCGGTGATGATGACCAGTCCATCTATCGATTCCGCGGAGCGGAGGTTCAGAATATTCTCAGCTTCCCCGACCAGTATCCGATGGCAAAGACCGTTAAGCTTGAGCAGAACTATCGCTCAACACAGAATATCCTTGAAATTGCCAACAGTGTCATCAAGAACAACAAGGGAAGACACGAGAAACAGCTTTGGACAGCAAACCGAAAGGGTGGGAAACCCCATCTCTTCTATGTGCAGGACGAGCAGGATGAAGCGCTTCGTGTTGCTTCCATCGTTAAGAAAGACCGACGTTTTAACGAGAGTGCCATATTATACCGCACGAATGCTCAGTCGGTTGCCTTCGAGACAATGTTCAAGCGCTCGGGGATTCCCTACAAGGTGGTTGGTGCTCTGCAGTTCTATGAGCGTGAAGAGGTAAAAGATGCCTTGGCCTTGCTCTTCCTGCTTACCAATACAAAGGACGAAGTCAATTTCAAGCGTATGATCAACAAGCCTACCCGGGGAATCGGACCAGGGAGTCAGGACACCATTCTTGCCTACAGCCCGGAGGCTGAGGGAGACTTGCTTGCTATGCTGCGTCTTGCCACCGAGAAGAGTGGACTCTCCGCCAAGGCAAGGGAAGGCGCAAAGCATTTTTTACGGATGTATGAGCATGCACAAAAGATGCTTCAGGAAGGGGAGTTGGTCGATTGTGCCTATTTCCTCATCAGGGAATCAGGGTTGCTTGATCACTACCGGAAGCTGGACCAGCAAAATACCACCAGCAAAGTGGAGAACCTGGAAGCATTGGTCAATGCTCTCTCTTCCTATGAGTCCTCCCTGGAAGGATTGTTGCTTTTTCTCGAGCAACTTTCACTCGATCCAACCACCCTTGGGCAGGAAGATCCCAGGGATAAGGATGGGGTTACCCTCATTACCATGCACAACACCAAAGGGTTGGAATTTGACAGGGTGTTTGTAGCCGGGCTCGAAGACGAGCTGTTCCCTGGTCGATCTGCTGAGAGTGATGAGGATACTGAGGAAGAACGACGAATATTCTATGTTGCTGTGACACGGGCAAGGGAAGAGTTATATCTGCTCAGCGCCCGTGCAAGGAAGATATGGGGAAAGACCAGCTACAATCATCCAAGTCGTTTTCTTGATGAGATAGACTTATCATTGCTTTCTGTGCAGGGAATACGTCCCGGTACCGAAGTGGGTGGATTTGGTTACCAAGGTCTCTCCAGTCTTCAAGAGAAGCGAAAGCGGCATGAATCCATATCCTCCTCAAGATCTTCTTCATCCTCCTGGGGCGCAAGCGGAGCTCCCATCATCCAGAAAGGATTTGGTAGTAATGCCAAGACCTTCTCCATGAAAACAGTGCATGAAGCAAAGGAAGGGCAACCCCTGTTCCCTGTAGGGCAACGCGTTTATAGTGACAGTTATGGGGAAGGGGAAGTAGTGACTCTTCGGATGAGTGGGGATCGTGAGGTTATAGAAGTCAGATTTTTCAATGGCAAGAAAACCACGTTCATCAGCAAGTTTGCCCAGCTGGAGAAAATTGGGGGTGAGTGA
- a CDS encoding ABC transporter ATP-binding protein — MSMKPNAKTVLEVKDLQTYFKTDAGIVKAVDGVSFSVREGETIGIVGESGSGKSVTNLSLMRLIPSPPGRIVGGEVLFEGKDILKFSEKQMRSIRGNKISMIFQDPMTSLNPFLKISTQMVETIRLHEKDVSKQEALKRSIEMLKLVGIPSAEKRIHSYPHQFSGGMRQRVMIAQALSCNAEVLIADEPTTALDVTIQAQILELIAKLSDKMGTAVILITHDLGVVAGMCDQVCVMYAGKIVEKAGTDELYARPSHPYTEGLIKSVPRMDTTKKGNRLFSIEGQPPNVIDLPPCCPFHPRCHKAMEVCRQAYPPVKDLGKGHEVACWLFADENEKQQALKEANVKEKAE, encoded by the coding sequence ATGAGCATGAAACCTAATGCAAAGACAGTCCTTGAAGTAAAGGACCTACAAACATATTTCAAAACTGATGCCGGAATCGTAAAGGCAGTTGACGGGGTCTCGTTCTCAGTGAGAGAAGGAGAAACCATCGGTATCGTAGGGGAAAGCGGAAGCGGTAAGAGTGTTACCAACCTCTCTCTTATGCGACTTATTCCCTCCCCCCCAGGAAGAATTGTGGGAGGAGAGGTCCTCTTTGAAGGAAAAGATATCCTTAAGTTTTCGGAGAAGCAGATGCGGAGTATCAGGGGAAATAAGATTTCCATGATCTTCCAGGATCCAATGACAAGCTTGAATCCATTCCTTAAGATTTCCACGCAGATGGTGGAAACCATCCGGCTACATGAGAAGGATGTTTCCAAACAGGAGGCACTCAAACGTTCCATTGAAATGCTTAAGCTGGTAGGTATCCCTTCTGCTGAAAAGCGTATCCACAGCTACCCCCACCAGTTCTCCGGCGGGATGAGACAGCGTGTAATGATTGCCCAGGCACTGAGCTGTAATGCGGAAGTCTTGATTGCAGACGAGCCGACCACTGCCCTCGATGTTACCATTCAGGCACAGATCCTCGAACTGATTGCCAAACTCAGTGATAAGATGGGAACGGCGGTCATCCTCATCACCCATGACTTGGGTGTTGTGGCTGGAATGTGCGACCAGGTGTGCGTCATGTATGCTGGCAAGATTGTCGAGAAAGCCGGAACTGATGAGCTCTATGCAAGACCTAGCCACCCATATACCGAAGGATTGATCAAGAGTGTGCCCCGTATGGATACCACAAAGAAGGGCAACCGCTTATTCTCCATCGAAGGACAACCACCTAACGTCATCGACCTGCCCCCCTGCTGTCCGTTCCACCCACGTTGCCACAAGGCAATGGAAGTATGTAGGCAGGCCTACCCACCGGTTAAGGATCTGGGGAAGGGGCATGAAGTAGCTTGCTGGCTCTTTGCTGATGAAAATGAGAAGCAGCAGGCACTGAAAGAAGCTAATGTCAAGGAGAAGGCCGAATGA
- a CDS encoding oligopeptide/dipeptide ABC transporter ATP-binding protein, whose product MSTDKKPLLEVRDLKQHFPISSGSLLQKQVGAIRAVDGVSFDVYPGETLGIVGESGCGKSTTVRSISQLYKPTSGSVKFNGVDLVSADTRTMLKARRDIQMIFQDPYASLDPRMTVRSIIAEPMVIYNNRKLLEKPMSPMEIERRVEELMERVGLNKAFKNRYPHEFSGGQRQRIGIARALALNPKIILADEPVSALDVSIQSQILNLLADLQKEFGLTYLFIAHDLAVIQHISTRVAVMYLGKIVEISEAVQLYDNPLHPYTIALLSAAPIPDPKVERERKRIILTGDVPSPDKERTGCYFYDRCPKKMPWCSCHIPPMFDINEKQQVACWLYDKRDLSKVTKEEAEADAAKNGN is encoded by the coding sequence ATGAGTACAGATAAGAAGCCCCTATTGGAAGTCAGGGATTTAAAACAGCACTTCCCCATCTCCAGTGGATCACTCCTTCAGAAACAGGTTGGAGCAATCCGTGCTGTGGATGGAGTCTCCTTTGATGTATACCCCGGTGAAACATTGGGTATCGTAGGAGAGTCTGGATGTGGAAAGTCTACCACAGTGCGCTCGATCAGCCAGCTCTATAAACCAACCAGCGGAAGTGTCAAATTCAATGGCGTCGATCTGGTAAGTGCTGATACCCGTACCATGCTCAAGGCTCGGCGTGATATCCAGATGATCTTCCAGGATCCCTATGCTTCACTTGATCCCAGGATGACGGTTCGCTCCATCATTGCTGAGCCCATGGTTATCTATAATAATCGAAAGCTGCTCGAAAAACCGATGAGCCCCATGGAGATAGAACGCCGTGTAGAGGAATTGATGGAACGTGTTGGTTTGAACAAAGCCTTCAAGAACCGATATCCTCATGAGTTCAGTGGCGGTCAGAGACAGAGAATTGGTATTGCTCGTGCCTTGGCATTGAACCCAAAGATCATCCTTGCTGATGAGCCGGTATCTGCTTTGGATGTCTCTATCCAGTCGCAGATTCTCAACCTTCTGGCGGATCTACAGAAGGAGTTCGGGCTGACCTACCTCTTCATTGCTCACGACCTTGCAGTCATCCAGCACATTTCCACCCGTGTGGCGGTAATGTATTTGGGCAAGATTGTTGAAATCAGTGAAGCTGTACAGCTCTATGACAATCCATTGCACCCCTACACCATTGCTCTGCTCAGTGCTGCTCCAATTCCTGACCCTAAGGTAGAGAGGGAGAGAAAGCGCATCATCCTCACCGGTGATGTACCTTCCCCCGACAAGGAACGTACCGGCTGTTACTTCTATGACCGCTGTCCAAAGAAGATGCCTTGGTGTTCCTGCCATATCCCACCGATGTTTGACATCAACGAGAAACAACAGGTTGCCTGCTGGCTGTATGACAAAAGGGATTTGAGTAAGGTCACGAAGGAAGAAGCTGAAGCTGATGCCGCAAAAAATGGGAACTAA